The Chitinophagaceae bacterium genome window below encodes:
- a CDS encoding AAA family ATPase encodes MAAIFDNTIELPNSAIRERTENLIGFEAKFQRIYGNLKLLLDQEGLIVWSKKYHKKELPVISQLTERYPLIILAGDAGTGKTVSAEAIADRMVRELKKEGFFLKLSTRVRGEGLHGQMGNLVNDAFAEVKKQAGKNRLAFLLIDEADAIATTRSTTQMHQEEKAAVNTLIQKIDEIRELKGRAIIFMSTNRLHFIDEAIVRRAAVILEFERPIEQERKDLFEKSLVGIEFSKKELQELADLTSPERNNEIGHSFSDIRLKILPEAIASSFPDNPLTFEILCETIKNIKPSPRIK; translated from the coding sequence ATGGCAGCTATTTTTGATAATACAATTGAACTACCCAACTCAGCAATTAGAGAAAGAACTGAAAATCTTATTGGATTTGAAGCAAAATTCCAAAGAATTTACGGAAATCTAAAACTGCTTCTTGATCAGGAAGGGTTAATAGTATGGAGTAAAAAATATCATAAAAAAGAACTGCCTGTTATAAGCCAACTTACAGAAAGGTATCCCTTAATTATTCTTGCTGGTGATGCAGGAACTGGAAAAACTGTTTCTGCGGAAGCAATTGCGGATAGAATGGTAAGAGAGTTAAAGAAAGAAGGCTTTTTCCTTAAACTTAGTACAAGAGTTAGAGGTGAAGGTTTACATGGACAAATGGGAAATTTGGTGAATGATGCCTTTGCTGAAGTAAAAAAGCAAGCTGGTAAAAATCGGTTAGCATTTTTACTTATTGACGAAGCTGATGCTATTGCAACAACTCGTTCAACTACGCAAATGCACCAAGAGGAAAAAGCTGCTGTAAATACTCTTATTCAGAAAATTGATGAAATTAGAGAACTAAAAGGAAGAGCAATTATTTTTATGTCCACTAACCGGCTACATTTTATTGATGAAGCAATTGTAAGACGAGCTGCGGTAATTTTAGAATTTGAAAGACCAATTGAACAAGAGAGAAAAGATCTTTTCGAAAAAAGTCTTGTAGGGATTGAATTTTCTAAGAAAGAATTACAGGAGCTTGCAGATTTAACGAGCCCAGAGCGAAATAACGAAATTGGTCACTCATTTTCAGATATTCGTCTAAAAATTTTGCCCGAAGCTATTGCATCAAGTTTTCCAGATAACCCTTTGACATTTGAAATTTTATGCGAAACTATTAAAAATATTAAACCAAGCCCTAGAATTAAATGA
- a CDS encoding HNH endonuclease translates to MKKRITIPNKTKALLQQEIDSKCPVCDSLDVDHFELHHMDENPENNEQANLLMLCPICHSRITKGDISPQEVAAIKQTITLKAKLRRSPQAAKIIKINGSVNNSTIANNIQASRIIINGKKPKLSYAENAIGNDAFKKIMSTI, encoded by the coding sequence ATGAAAAAGCGAATTACAATTCCAAATAAAACTAAGGCATTACTTCAACAGGAAATTGATAGCAAATGCCCTGTATGCGACAGCTTAGATGTTGACCATTTTGAACTTCATCACATGGACGAAAATCCTGAGAATAATGAGCAAGCAAATCTTTTGATGCTATGCCCCATCTGTCATTCAAGAATTACAAAAGGTGATATATCACCACAAGAAGTAGCAGCAATTAAACAAACAATAACTTTAAAGGCGAAATTGAGAAGGTCTCCACAAGCAGCTAAGATTATAAAAATAAATGGTTCAGTTAATAACTCAACAATCGCAAATAATATTCAGGCCAGTAGAATAATAATCAATGGTAAAAAGCCTAAACTTAGTTATGCTGAAAACGCTATTGGGAATGATGCATTCAAAAAAATTATGTCAACCATTTAA
- a CDS encoding tyrosine-type recombinase/integrase: protein MKAHLQLFQEYRNEPITFDSFDARFYEDFVFYLTYEIPQVRRIDLIKGLKANSVGKTIKHLKSFLKDRMRKKVIPFMDLSAFKVMEEEVDAVYLSWKELSAIYHLNLSQQPLLEKYRDLFVLGCLTGFRFSDYSDIKPEEVRDGMLYVNQTKTLSTVVVPLKKDAKHILIEKYKMQMPQVSNVNFNYYIKEVAKLAGVDEQIKITHKRGNSVTEKIKPKYAWVTSHTCRRSFCTNEFLDGTPTNLIMAISGHKTEKAFRRYIKADQVQKAHMIKKLWDKRPGL, encoded by the coding sequence ATGAAAGCGCATTTACAATTGTTTCAAGAATATAGAAATGAGCCCATCACATTTGATTCATTTGATGCACGGTTTTATGAAGATTTTGTTTTTTACTTGACTTATGAAATTCCGCAGGTAAGAAGAATTGATTTAATTAAGGGATTAAAAGCAAATAGTGTTGGTAAAACTATCAAGCACCTGAAATCATTTTTGAAAGACAGAATGCGGAAAAAGGTTATTCCCTTTATGGATTTAAGCGCTTTTAAAGTGATGGAAGAAGAAGTGGATGCTGTTTATTTAAGTTGGAAAGAACTGTCTGCCATTTATCATCTTAATTTATCGCAACAACCCCTGTTAGAAAAATACCGTGACTTATTTGTATTGGGTTGCCTAACCGGTTTTCGCTTTAGCGATTACTCTGATATCAAACCAGAAGAAGTAAGAGATGGAATGTTATACGTTAATCAAACCAAAACACTTTCAACAGTTGTAGTACCATTAAAGAAAGACGCAAAGCATATCCTTATTGAAAAATACAAAATGCAAATGCCACAGGTAAGCAATGTAAATTTCAACTACTACATTAAAGAAGTAGCAAAATTGGCTGGCGTTGACGAGCAAATTAAAATAACTCACAAACGAGGCAACAGTGTTACTGAGAAAATTAAACCTAAGTATGCATGGGTTACTTCTCACACCTGTCGCCGCAGTTTTTGTACCAACGAATTTTTGGATGGTACACCTACAAATTTGATTATGGCCATCAGCGGTCATAAAACCGAAAAGGCATTCAGAAGATACATTAAGGCTGACCAGGTGCAGAAGGCACACATGATTAAAAAACTGTGGGATAAAAGACCGGGGTTATAA
- a CDS encoding phage integrase SAM-like domain-containing protein has product MLVVIAGCYLPASFVSAEAIKRAYTGVVEKPRMLLEIITQHNKDIAALIGQEYSRATWVKYETTRKHVKDFLQHKYKRADISLKELNIEFISDFDFYLKTQKKIDLNTNAKYIKNLKKIINECVAKELVTETSFPWIQA; this is encoded by the coding sequence TTGTTGGTTGTTATAGCAGGCTGTTATCTGCCAGCGAGTTTTGTTTCTGCTGAAGCAATTAAACGAGCTTATACCGGTGTTGTTGAAAAGCCCCGGATGCTGTTAGAGATCATTACGCAACACAACAAGGATATAGCAGCTTTAATCGGGCAGGAATATTCCCGTGCTACCTGGGTGAAATATGAAACTACCCGTAAGCATGTCAAAGACTTTCTGCAGCACAAATACAAACGTGCAGACATCAGTTTAAAGGAATTGAATATTGAATTTATCTCTGACTTCGATTTCTATCTCAAAACCCAAAAAAAGATTGATCTCAATACCAATGCGAAGTACATAAAGAATTTAAAGAAGATCATTAACGAATGTGTTGCAAAAGAACTGGTTACAGAAACATCCTTTCCTTGGATACAAGCTTAA